GCCCTCGGCGTCTTCGGCACCTATGGGCTGCCGGCCGCCAATGCCGCCGTCTCCGACGCGGACACCGTGCTGGTCATCGGCTCAAAGCTCACCGCCTCGGACACCGCGCGCGAAAATCCGGCCCTGCTCGATCCCACACGGCAAGTTTTTGTGCAGGTCGATGTCGAGCCGCGCAATGCCGCATGGACCTTCCCGGCCGAGCACCAGCTCATCGGCGACGCCGCCGCCATCATGCGCCAACTGGCGGAGGCCCTGCCCACACGGGCGGCGCGAGCGGGCGAGGCGCGGGTGACAGCCCATCGCGACGCCCATGGCTGGTTCGATGAACCCGCCTATAGCGCCACTGACGCCCCGCTCATGCCGCAGCGGATCATCGCCGGCCTGCATGCGACGCTGCCCGAGGATGCCATGGTGACCTGTGATGCGGGCGAGAACCGCATCTTCATGATGCGTTTCCTACAAGCGCGCCGCGCTGGCCACTTCCTCCAGGCGGCAGGAGCCGGGCCGATGGGCTTCGCCATTCCCGCCGCGCTCGCGGCCAAGCTGATCCATCCCGAGCGGCAGGTGGTGGCGGTGTGCGGCGATGGCGGCTTCGCCATGACGATGAACGGGCTGATGACCGCGCTCGAGCATGATCTGCCCATCGTCGTCGTGGTCTTCAACAACAGTGCGCTCGGCTGGTCACTGCATTCGCGCGGCCCCTTCGCCGCCGAGTTCAGGGATTTCGACCACGCCGCCATCGCGGAGGCGATGGGCTGCCGCGGTTTCCGGGTGGAGAAGCCGGTTGAGCTGGAGCCCGCGCTGCGTGCGGCGCTAACCGCGGGCGTGCCAGCCGTAGTGGATGTGCGCACTTCGCTCGCCACGTCCTACCTCGATGTGACATCACCCCTTGCAAAGAGCTGAGGAACAATGCCAATCCCGGCCGCCATGACGAAGGCGAAGGACAAGGCGCGGTCGCCCGCGTTGGAACAGGTGGTGCGCGCAAACTTAGGCGCTCAGGCGCATGGCAAGCTGCGCAAGGCGCTCTCCACCGGGGAGTTGCGCCCAGGCGAGCGCCTGAACGGCCGAGCGCTCGCCGCGCGGCTCGGCACCAGCTTAACGCCGGTGCGCGAGGCGTTGCTGCAACTGGTGGCCGAGGGCGCGCTGGAAATGCAAGCCGGGAAGGCCTTCACCGTGCCGGTGCCCACCCGCGCCGCCTATCTAGAATTGCGCGACCTGCGCCTCGTGCTGGAGGGCATGGCGGCGGAACGCGCAGCGGTGGCCATCAGCCCCCTGGCCCTCACGCGCCTCGCTACCGCGCACCGCAAGCTCTGCGCCGCGAAGGAGAGGGGCGATTTCGCCGGCGCGCTGCGCTGGAACGAGGAGTTCCATCTGGGCCTCGCCGCCGCCGCTGGCATGCCGCGCCTGCTGCGCCTGGTCGAGGGGCTGTGGATCCAAAGCGGCCCCTTCCTGAATGATTTGCGCGCCGACTGGCCGCACACGGTGGCCGAGCCGCACCCGCATCTGCTGGTCTTGCAGGCGCTGGACGCGCGCAACGGGCAGGCCGCCGCCGCCGCCATCCGGCGCGATATCCTGGAGGGCGGCGAAGGGCCGTTACGTCGGCTGGAGGGCTGATCTCCCCCCCCCTCAGCTCCCGCTATCCTGCACCACTGCCGGCCGCCGACGGAACACCAGTCCACTCAGGAGCACAAGCAGCGCCACGACTAGGAACCCAAGCGCGATAGGGTGGTTCACGATCTCCGTGAGGTCGCCGTCGGCGATCAGCAACGCCTGGCGCAGCGAGCGTTCCAGGGTCGGGCCCAGCACATAGGCCAGCACCAGCGGCCCGAGGTCGAAGCCCCCGCGGCGTAACACAAAGCCGAGGATGCCGAAGATCACCGCCAGCAGCACGTCGAAGCCATTGAGTCCGGTGCTCCAGGTGCCAATGACGCAAACCAGCAGAATTGCCGTCGCCATGAAGCGACGCGGCACTTCCAGCGCGCGGACGAAAAGCCCCACGAAGGGCAGGTTCAGGATCAGCAGGACCACATTGCCCATGTACATGGAGGCGATGACACCCCAGTAGAGCTCCGGCTGGCGTTCCATGATCATCGGCCCGGGCTGCACCCCATGTACCAGCAGCGCGCCCAGCAGCAGCGCGGTGACGGCATTGGCCGGGATGCCGAGTGTCAGCAGTGGAATGAAGGCGCCGGCCGTGCCGCTGTTGTTCGCACTCTCCGGCCCCGCAACACCCTCGATGGCGCCCTTGCCGAACTGCTCCGGATTCTTCGAAAGGCGCTTTTCGATGCCGTAGGAGAGGAAGGAGGCGAGCACGGCGCCGCCGCCCGGCAGCAGGCCGATCAGGAAGCCCAGCACCGAGCCGCGCGCGATGGGCATGGCGCTGCGCCGCCATTCCTCGCGATTGGGCATGAAGCCGAGCAGGGTGGAAGGCGGGCGCAGGATCTCGGCGCGCTTCTCTTTGCCGAGCGCCAGGAAGAGCAACTCCGAAAGGCCGAACAGGCCAAGCGCCAGCGGTGCGATGTTGATGCCGTCCACCAGGGCGGGCACACCGAAGGTGAACCGCGGCGCGCCGTTGATGGGATCAAGGCCGACGAGACCGAGGAACAGCCCGAACAGCGCCATGAGCGCCGCCTTGGCAACGCCCGAGGCGGCAAAGAAGGCAATGAGCGAGAGGCCCGCCAGCATCAGCGCGGCGTATTCCCAGGGGCCGAAGGCGATCACCAACTCGGCCAGCGGCGGCGACAGCAGCATCACGCCCAGGATGCCGAAAGTGCCCGCGATGAAGCTGCCGATGGCGGCGATGCCGAGCGCCGCGCCGGCCCGGCCATTGCGCGCCATGGCATGCCCATCGAGGCAGGTAACGACCGAAGACGCCTCGCCCGGAATTCGCATCAGCACCGAGGTGATGGTCCCGCCATAGGCGACGCCATAGTAGATACCTGCCAGTAGGATGATGGCACCCGTTGGATCGAGCTTCAGGCTGATCGGCAGCAGCAGTGCAATGGTGGTCGCGGGGCCGAGGCCCGGCAGCACGCCCACCAGCGTGCCTAGCACGGCCCCCAGCACGCAGAGCCCCATATTCTGCGCGGTGAGCAGCACGCCGAAGCCCTGAATCAGCCCGTCCATCATCGCGCGCGTGCCCTCAGCCCAGTCGAAGCACGCCGAGCGGGGCGAGCATCCGCTCCGCCGGCCCGGGAGGGAACGGCACGCCGAGTGCGGTGCCGAAGAGCAGTGTAACGGCACCCACCAAAATGACCGCCCAGAACATGGCGGCGGGCCAGGCCACACCCTCCGCCACACGCATCACGAGGAGCGTCGCGAGGCCGCCCGAGACGATAAAGCCCAGATGCGGAAGCGCCAGCGCCACGCCCAGCATGGCTCCGCCATAGCCGAGGAAGCCACGAGACCGCAGCGGGGATTCCGCCCCGCCCTCGGGCTCGCCATGCCCGGGTGCCACGAGCACGCCGAGTGCTGCCACTGCGATTAGCACCACGAGGATCTGCGGCACCAGCCCCGGCCCAGGCCCGTCAAAGGCGGACCAGGCTGGCAAGCGCGCGGCCTCCCATCCCGCCAGGCCGCAGAAGACCAGTGCCGCGATGGCAACGGCGCGCGCGGTCCAGTTCATCAGCGGCGGGCCAGGCCGGCCTCCCGCAATTGCTCGCCGAAGCGCGTGAAGCCGGCGCGGATTGCCTGTTCGAAGGCGGATGCCTCAAGCACTTCAGGCACCATACCGAAGCGTGTGAGCGTCGCTTCCACGGCGGGAGCGCGGGCGGCGCGTAGGAAGGCGTCCGAGAGGGTGGCGATCCGATCGGGCGGCGTCGCGCGCGGGGCGACAAACCCCAGCAGGCTCTCGATCGTCACGTCGAAGCCCGACTCGCGCAGCGTCTGCACCTGCGGGAATTCCTTCCAGCGACCGGGCGAGGAGGAGGCCAGCAGCCGCATCCGGCCGGACTGGATGGCGGGCAGCATCTCGGGCGGGGTTTGCGAGGTGCATTCCACATGCCCGCCCAGCACCGCGGTTACCGCCTCGGCCCCCGACTGGAAGGGGATGAACTGGAAGCGCGTGCCATAGCGGCGGTTCAGGTCGAACATGCCGAGGTTGTTGGGGGGGCCGGTCGCGCTGAAGGTCATGCGCCGCGCCTTGGCGGCGTTGATCAGATCCTGAATCGTGCCATATGGGCTCTCGGCCCGCACACCGATCCCATAGAGGAAGCGGGCTGCGCCCGGCAGATAGGCGAAGCTGTCCAGCGTATAGCTGACCTCCATGGTGTGCGGCGCGATGGCGAGGCCGGACATGGCACCGCTGCCGAGCGTATGCCCATCCGGCCGCGCCTGGGCGACCGCGGTGAGCGAGGCGGTGCCCTGCCCACCTACCCGATTCACGATCTGGATCGGCACGCCCAGATGCTTCTCCGCCTCGCCCGCCACGGCGCGCACCGAGACATCGGTGGAACCGCCCGCGCCAAAGGGAACAAGGATCGTCACCTCGCGGTCCGGCCAGCGCGGCTGGGCGCGCAGCGCGGGGGCGGGCAGCAGGGTGGCGCCGCCCAGCAGGATCAGGCGTCTTTGCATGTCGTTCCTCCTCATCGGCGGGCCAGGCCGGCTTCGCGTAGATGCGGGCCGAATTCGGCAAGGGCGCGGCGCTGCATCGCCTCGAAATCCGCGGCCGGCACAGGAGCCGGAATCATGCCGAAGCGGCTGAGCGTCTCGGCCACGGCGGGGTTGCGGGCCGCCTGGAGGAAGGCGCGCGAGAGGATCTCAGCGCGGTCCGCCGGCACGCCACGCGGCATGACGAGGCCGAGCACGCTGTCCACCGCGAGCTCCACGCCCTGCTCGCGCAGCGTGGGCACATTCGGCAATTCCTTCCACCGCGCATCGCTGGCCGAGGCGATGAGGCGCAGCCGGCCCGACTGCAGCGCAGGCAGCATCTCCGGTGGGTTCTGGATCACGAAATCCACATGCTTGCCGATCGCGGCCGTCACCGCCTCGGCGCCGCCCGGGAAGGGGATGAAGGCAAAGCGCGTGCGCAGCCGCGCATTCAGCTCGAACATGCCGACATTCTGCGGCGCGCCCGCCGCCGCGAAGGTCACGCGGCGCTGGCGCCCCGCCGCGATCAATTCCTGCGCCGTGGTGATCGGGCTGTCGGCCGGCACGGCGATGCCATAGAGATAGCGGGCATAGCCTGGCAAGAAGCCGAAGCTGTCGAGCGTATAGGGCAGGTCCAACACATGCGGCAGGATGGCGAGAGCGGCCATGCCGGCGGTCGCCATCACGTGACCGTCCGGCCGCATCGTCGCGACCTGCGCGGGCGCGCTGGTCCCCTGCCCGCCCGTGCGGTTCACGATCTGAATGGGCACGCCTAGCAGCTTCTCGGCCTCCGCCGCCATGGCACGCGTGGAGACATCGGTGGAGCCGCCCGCGCCATAGGCGACGAGGATAGTGATCTCACGGTCCGGCCAGGCGGCGCGGGCGATGCCGGGTGCGAGAAGCACCGAGCCTGAGGCGATGAGGGCCTGCCTGCGTTTCATGTCGTCTCCCCTTGTGCCGGTCAGGGCATGAAGCTGCCGCCGCCGACGTCGATCGTTGTGCCGTTCAGATAGCCCGCCGAATCCGAGGCGAGGAATGCCGCCACCTCCGCCACATCTTCGGGCGTGCCGAGGCGGCCGGCCGGGATATTGGCGAGGAAGCTGTCGTTGGCGCCCGCCGCCGCACCCGCGGCCATGGGCGTGGCGATGCGGCCGGGCGCGATGCTGTTGACCGTGATGCCATGCGGGCCAAGCTCGCCAGCGAGGCTGCGGGCGAAGCCCATCAGCCCGGTCTTGGAGGCGGCGTAATGCGCGCCCGCGATCCGGCTCATCGTGCGCGAGGCCTGGCTCGTGATCATGATGACGCGGCCCCAGCCGCGCGCGCGCAGCGGCGGGATGCAGGCCTGGCTCATCAGGAAGGCGCCGGTCAGGTTCACCTCCAGCACGCGCCGCCATTCGGCGGGCGGCATCTCCGCGATGGGACGGCGGCGCCCCTCATGCTTGGGCGAGATGCCGGCATTGTTCACGAGGATGCCAAGCCGCGCCCAATCCGCGCCCAGCACCTCGGGCAGTGCCGCCACCGCCGCATCATCGGAGACATCGAGGCGGATGGCCCGCGCGCTATGGCCCTCGGCGCGGAGCGCGGCGGCGGTCGCCTCCACCTCCTCCAGCACGTCCGAGAGCACGACGGGGTGCCCCCCCTCCGCAAGGCGGCGCGCGATGGAAGCGCCGATGCCACGCGCGGCGCCGGTGACGAGGGCAAGCCGGTCCGAGGCGCTCATGGCTGAAGCATCACCTTGCTGGCGGCGCGCTGCCGCGCCAGTTCGAAGCCCTCGATGCCCCGCGCGAGCGGCAGGCGATGCGTGATCATCGGGCGGAAGCCCTCCGGATCGCGCGCGAGCAGCGCAAGGACACGGTCCCAGGTGCCGCGCGCCGCCCCATGCGAGGCGAGCAGGCGGTGGCGCATGCGCACGAAATCGGTGAGCGCCAGGGTGAGCGGCGCGGCATGGATGCCGACGGCGACGAGACGCCCATCCTTGCGCAGCACGCCGAGCCCCTCCTGGATGGTGGCGGGAATGCCCGTGGCCTCCAGCACCGCATCCACCGGCGCGCCGCCGGTGAGCGCCAGGACCTGTTCGCGGAGCGGCGCCTCCGCCACATCCAGGATCTCCTCGAAG
This region of Sediminicoccus rosea genomic DNA includes:
- a CDS encoding thiamine pyrophosphate-binding protein, which translates into the protein MPVKALLAEPTAVPDAIALVLEEAGIDLVFGISGGHTGTVFSALSRRQNAIRTVLVREESLAGVMAEVYGRLTRKPGVILGQGPWVLGNGLIGTIEALLSSSPMLLLTDFSDTPAFSLHGPYQSGTGDYGSWDARQSFGGVTKQVFSALDPGQAVQATQLAIKHAMAGQPGPVAVLLSLAALMGQVGPETRPRLYPTAHYLPPRPMGADPTAIERAAALLSRAEKPIIVAGNGVRIAQGYAELVALAERLGAPVVTTPSGKGVLAETHPLALGVFGTYGLPAANAAVSDADTVLVIGSKLTASDTARENPALLDPTRQVFVQVDVEPRNAAWTFPAEHQLIGDAAAIMRQLAEALPTRAARAGEARVTAHRDAHGWFDEPAYSATDAPLMPQRIIAGLHATLPEDAMVTCDAGENRIFMMRFLQARRAGHFLQAAGAGPMGFAIPAALAAKLIHPERQVVAVCGDGGFAMTMNGLMTALEHDLPIVVVVFNNSALGWSLHSRGPFAAEFRDFDHAAIAEAMGCRGFRVEKPVELEPALRAALTAGVPAVVDVRTSLATSYLDVTSPLAKS
- a CDS encoding GntR family transcriptional regulator; its protein translation is MTKAKDKARSPALEQVVRANLGAQAHGKLRKALSTGELRPGERLNGRALAARLGTSLTPVREALLQLVAEGALEMQAGKAFTVPVPTRAAYLELRDLRLVLEGMAAERAAVAISPLALTRLATAHRKLCAAKERGDFAGALRWNEEFHLGLAAAAGMPRLLRLVEGLWIQSGPFLNDLRADWPHTVAEPHPHLLVLQALDARNGQAAAAAIRRDILEGGEGPLRRLEG
- a CDS encoding tripartite tricarboxylate transporter permease gives rise to the protein MDGLIQGFGVLLTAQNMGLCVLGAVLGTLVGVLPGLGPATTIALLLPISLKLDPTGAIILLAGIYYGVAYGGTITSVLMRIPGEASSVVTCLDGHAMARNGRAGAALGIAAIGSFIAGTFGILGVMLLSPPLAELVIAFGPWEYAALMLAGLSLIAFFAASGVAKAALMALFGLFLGLVGLDPINGAPRFTFGVPALVDGINIAPLALGLFGLSELLFLALGKEKRAEILRPPSTLLGFMPNREEWRRSAMPIARGSVLGFLIGLLPGGGAVLASFLSYGIEKRLSKNPEQFGKGAIEGVAGPESANNSGTAGAFIPLLTLGIPANAVTALLLGALLVHGVQPGPMIMERQPELYWGVIASMYMGNVVLLILNLPFVGLFVRALEVPRRFMATAILLVCVIGTWSTGLNGFDVLLAVIFGILGFVLRRGGFDLGPLVLAYVLGPTLERSLRQALLIADGDLTEIVNHPIALGFLVVALLVLLSGLVFRRRPAVVQDSGS
- a CDS encoding tripartite tricarboxylate transporter TctB family protein; translated protein: MNWTARAVAIAALVFCGLAGWEAARLPAWSAFDGPGPGLVPQILVVLIAVAALGVLVAPGHGEPEGGAESPLRSRGFLGYGGAMLGVALALPHLGFIVSGGLATLLVMRVAEGVAWPAAMFWAVILVGAVTLLFGTALGVPFPPGPAERMLAPLGVLRLG
- a CDS encoding Bug family tripartite tricarboxylate transporter substrate binding protein; amino-acid sequence: MQRRLILLGGATLLPAPALRAQPRWPDREVTILVPFGAGGSTDVSVRAVAGEAEKHLGVPIQIVNRVGGQGTASLTAVAQARPDGHTLGSGAMSGLAIAPHTMEVSYTLDSFAYLPGAARFLYGIGVRAESPYGTIQDLINAAKARRMTFSATGPPNNLGMFDLNRRYGTRFQFIPFQSGAEAVTAVLGGHVECTSQTPPEMLPAIQSGRMRLLASSSPGRWKEFPQVQTLRESGFDVTIESLLGFVAPRATPPDRIATLSDAFLRAARAPAVEATLTRFGMVPEVLEASAFEQAIRAGFTRFGEQLREAGLARR
- a CDS encoding Bug family tripartite tricarboxylate transporter substrate binding protein — encoded protein: MKRRQALIASGSVLLAPGIARAAWPDREITILVAYGAGGSTDVSTRAMAAEAEKLLGVPIQIVNRTGGQGTSAPAQVATMRPDGHVMATAGMAALAILPHVLDLPYTLDSFGFLPGYARYLYGIAVPADSPITTAQELIAAGRQRRVTFAAAGAPQNVGMFELNARLRTRFAFIPFPGGAEAVTAAIGKHVDFVIQNPPEMLPALQSGRLRLIASASDARWKELPNVPTLREQGVELAVDSVLGLVMPRGVPADRAEILSRAFLQAARNPAVAETLSRFGMIPAPVPAADFEAMQRRALAEFGPHLREAGLARR
- a CDS encoding SDR family oxidoreductase, whose protein sequence is MSASDRLALVTGAARGIGASIARRLAEGGHPVVLSDVLEEVEATAAALRAEGHSARAIRLDVSDDAAVAALPEVLGADWARLGILVNNAGISPKHEGRRRPIAEMPPAEWRRVLEVNLTGAFLMSQACIPPLRARGWGRVIMITSQASRTMSRIAGAHYAASKTGLMGFARSLAGELGPHGITVNSIAPGRIATPMAAGAAAGANDSFLANIPAGRLGTPEDVAEVAAFLASDSAGYLNGTTIDVGGGSFMP